From the genome of Pseudomonas hamedanensis:
ATCACGGCTGGCTCGACGCGCAGGCGTCACTGTCCATGGTCGACTTGTTCGATGTGTTGCTCAAGGCCGAGATTCTGCAAGCATTCGGCCCTTTCATCGACCAGCCCAAGGGGCGCAAGGACGATTGGCTGCCGCTGCTGGCCGAGCAGTTTGCCGACGCCCGACGCCTGTGCGACTGGGCGCCGCTGCTCGACGATCGGCTGTTCAGCCTGACGATCATGGACCTGTGCGATCGCTTGCGGCTGATGTTCTTCGGCAACCTGTATCAGGACTGGTCGGAGTTCGTGCTGGCCGACCTTGGCATCTTTATCTACGAAAAAGTTGAATTCTGCAGCGAATCCCGCGGGCTGCGCAGCCGGGCAGACGTTGACGCCTGCCTGTTTCTGCACCAGTGCCAACTGCGTTTCGAGGCGGGCGAACCGCTGCAAGCCATCGCCGAGCAGGTCAGCGCGCTGCACTTCGACAATCCGTGGCTGCAACGCCGTCGGGACAAGGTGCTGTTCCAGATCGGCCAGTACGCCGAGCGCATCGGCGAGCTTGCCTTCGCGCTGAGCGTCTACCGCGAAAGCGCCTGTCCCGGCGCGCGGTTGCGCATGATCCGCGTTCTGGAGCGTTGCGCCGAATACCCGTTGGCGCTGGAACTCGCCACGCTGGCTGAACAGGCGCCGGAAAGTGCCGCCGAGCAACAGGGCCTGCAGCGCATAGTGCCGCGATTGCGGCGCAAACTCGGCGGACCACCGCTGAAACGGGTCAAGGCCAGACCGGTCGAGCGCCTGGACCTGCAACTGCCGCGCAGCGACCCGGCATTGTCGGTTGAGTTTTATGTGCAGGCGCACCTGCATGACGACGACGGCCCGGTGCATTACGTGGAAAACAGCCTGATCAATGCACTGTTCGGCCTGCTGTGCTGGCCGGCGATCTTCGCGCCGCTGCCGGGGGCGTTCTTTCACCCGTTCCAGCGCGGCCCGGTTGACCTGTTGAACGAAGACTTCCAGCAACGCCGCGCCGAGCTGTTCGAGGCGTGCCTGGCCGAACTTGACGACGGCCGTTATGCCGAGACCATTCGCGCCCGGTTTGTCAGCAAATGGGGCATACAGTCTCCGTTCGTGTTCTGGGGCGCCTTGCATGAAGACCTGCTGGAGCAGGCGCTGGCCTGCCTGCCGGCCGAACACCTCAAGCACTGGTTCAGGCGTCTGCTGCTCGACATCAAGGCCAACCGTGCCGGCATGCCTGACCTGATCCAGTTCTGGCCGCAGCACAAGACCTACCGGATGATCGAAGTCAAAGGCCCCGGCGACCGCTTGCAGGACAACCAACTGCGCTGGCTGGAATTCTGTCACGCGCATCAGATGCCGGTCGCGGTGTGTTACGTGCAATGGCTGGAGCAGAGCGCTTGAGCTACAGCGTTGCAGTGCGCGCGTTGTGTGAGTTCACCGCCAAGACCGGTGACCTCGACCTGCGCTTCACCCCGTCGCCGACAGCGCTGGAAGGCATTGTCGGCCATCGCACCGTGGCCGCGCGGCGCAGCGCGCACTACCAGAGCGAAGTGGCGCTGGAAGGCGAGTTCCGCCAGTTGAAAGTCAAGGGCAGGGCGGACGGCTACGATCCGGCGCAAAACTGCCTGGAAGAAGTCAAAACCTACCGTGGCGATTTGAGCAAGCAACCGGCCAATCACCGCCAGTTGCACTGGGCGCAGGCGAAGATCTACGGCTGGTTGATGTGCGGCAAGCTGGGTCTTGAGCAGATCAACCTGGCGCTGGTGTACTTCGACATCGTCAGCGAAAAGGAGACGTGCCTGATCGAGGCGTACAGCGCTGAGGCGCTCAAAACGTTTTTCGAACAGCAATGCGCGCTGTTCCTGCACTGGGCCGAACAGGAAATGGCCCATCGTCAGGCGCGCAATCTGGCAGCGCAGCAACTGGCATTTCCTCATGCCGACTTTCGTCCGGGCCAGCGGCATCTGGCCGAGTCGGTGTTCAAGGCGGTCAGCACCGGTCGCTGCCTGATGGCCCAGGCCCCGACCGGAATCGGCAAAACCCTCGGCACGCTGTTTCCCATGCTCAAGGCGCTGGCACCGCAGCAGCTGGACAAGGTGTTCTTTCTCACGGCCAAGACGCCGGGGCGCAAGCTGGCACTCGATGCCAGTCAGGTGTTGTTCGCCCAATCGCCGGCCTTGCCGTTGCGGGTTCTGGAAATGGTCGCGCGGGACAAGGCTTGCGAGCATCCGGACAAAGCCTGTCACGGCGAATCCTGCCCGCTGGCGCAGGGTTTTTACGACCGCTTGCCCGCCGCCCGTGAAGCCGCGGCCCGGGTCAACCTGCTGGATCAGGCGGCGATGCGTGAAGTCGCCGCGCAGCACGCGGTGTGCCCGTATTACCTGAGCCAGGAAATGGCCCGCTGGGCTGACGTGGTGGTCGCCGACTACAACTATTACTTCGATTTCAGTGCGCTGCTGTTCGGCCTGGCGCAGCTCAATCAATGGAAAGTCGCGGTGTTGGCCGACGAGGCGCACAACCTGGTTGAGCGCGGCCGGCAAATGTACAGCGCCAGCCTTGATCAGTTCACCCTCGCCAGCGTGCGTAAAACCGCACCCGCAGCGCTGAAAAAAGCCCTGCAACGGATCAACCGCGAATGGAACGCCCTGCATGCCCCGCAACTGGCGGCGTATCAGGCGTACGACAAGCCCCCGGAAAAACTGCTGCAAGCGATTGCCCTGGCCTGCGGCGCGATCGGCGATTACCTCAATGAGCATCCGCAGGGTCTGGACAGCGGACTACAGAATTTCTATTTCGACTTGCTGCAGTTTGCCCGTGTCGCGGAGTTGTATGACGCGCATTACCTGTTCGACATCAGCAAACGCGACCTCGACCGCCCGCGTCCGATGTCGCAACTGTGTTTGCGTAACGTGGTGCCGGCGGCGTTCATCGGGCCACGATTGAAAGCGGCGCGCAGCAGCGTGCTGTTCTCGGCGACGCTCAGTCCGCGTGATTATTACGCCGATCTGCTCGGCACCCCGGGCGATACGGTGTGGATCGACGTCGAATCGCCCTTTGCCGCCGAGCAGTTGCAGGTCCGCATCGTCAGCCAGATCTCGACCCGTTTCAATCACCGTCAGGCCTCGCTGGAACCCATCGTCGAACTGATTGCACGCCAGTTCGCTGAGCGCCCGGGTAATTATCTGGCGTTTTTCAGCAGCTTCGATTACGTGCAGCAAGTGGCGACCTTGCTGGCTGAGCGCCATCCCCGGATTCCCTTGTGGCAACAGTCGCGGGGCATGGCCGAAGGGGCGCGACAAGCCTTCCTCGACCAGTTCACCGCGGACAGCCAAGGCGTCGGTTTTGCTGTGCTGGGTGGCGCGTTCGGCGAAGGCATCGATTTGCCCGGCGCCCGGTTGATCGGCGCATTCATTGCCACCCTCGGGCTGGCGCAGCTCAATCCGGTCAACGAACAACTGAAGCGGCGCATGGCGGCGATCTTCGGTGCCGGTTATGACTACACCTACCTGTATCCGGGGGTGCAGAAAGTCGTACAGGCCGCCGGCCGGGTGATTCGCACCCGTGAAGATCGGGGTGTGGTGGTACTGATTGACGACCGCTTTGCCGAATCCCGGGTCCAGCAGCTGTTACCGCGCTGGTGGGCGCTCAAAAACGACCCGGTGGCTGTCCAATTCGACGCAATGACGCATACTTCAGCACATGACACTGTGCGGTGAAAGTGATGAGTGAACACAACAGGACGGCTGCGATCGAGGAGCGGCGTTTCAGGCTGCTGATCGATGCGGTTGTCGACTACGCGATCTACATGATCGACCCGGATGGCATCATCACCAGTTGGAACTCCGGCGCCAAGCGGTTCAAGGGTTACGAGAAAAACGAAATCCTTGGCGAGCATTTCTCGCGGTTCTACACCCCTGACGACCGTGCTGCAGGCCTGCCGCAACAGGCGCTCGACACCGCGATCAACGAAGGACGCTTTGAAGGCGAAGGCTGGCGGGTACGCAAGGACGGCACGCATTTCTGGTCGCACGTGGTGATCGATCCGATCATCGACACCAATGGCCAGTTGCTGGGTTTCGCCAAGATCACCCGCGACCTGACCGACCGCAAGATGGCCGAGGAAACCCTCAAGCAAAGCGAACAGCAGTTTCGCCTGCTGGTGCAGGGCGTTACGGATTACGCGATCTACATGCTCAGCCCCGAGGGGCGCGTCAGCAACTGGAACCAGGGCGCCCAGCGGATCAAGGGCTATCTGCCGGAAGAAATCATCGGTCAGCATTTTTCAATCTTCTACACCCCGGAAGACCGCGATAACGGCGAGCCGCAGCGGGCGCTGGAAATCGCCACCCGCGAGGGGCGCTTCGAAAACCGAAGCTGGCGGATGCGCAAGGACGGCACGCGTTTCCTGGCCCACGTGGTGGTCGATGCGATTCGCGGTGACACGGGCACGCTGCTGGGTTTTGCCAAGATCACCCGTGACGTGACCGAGGCCCACGAAGCGCAGGTGGCGCTGGAGAAAACCCGCGAAGCGTTGTTCCAGGCGCAGAAGATGCAGGCTATCGGACAGCTCAGCGGCGGCATCGCCCATGACTTCAACAACCTGCTGACGGTGATTCTCGGCAACCTGGAAATCGTCCAGAAGCGCGTGGGTGACGACGCCAGGATCGGTCGCCTCCTGGAGAATGCCACTCAAGGTGCCTTGCGCGGCGTATCGCTGACCCAGCGCATGCTGGCGTTCGCCCGCCGCCAGGAACTCAAGACCGAGTCGGTCGATATCCCGCAACTGGTGCAAGGTATCACCGGGCTGCTGCGCAGCTCGCTGGGACCGGGAATCCGCATCGAGACGCGGTTTCCCGAGGGGCTGGAACCGGTACTCGCCGACAACAATCAATTGGAACTGGCGTTGCTCAACCTGGCCACCAACGCCCGCGATGCCATGCCAGAAGGTGGCTGCGTGATCATCGCTGCGCAACCGCAAGTGGTGCTTGAACAAAGCCATGCGACGCTGGCGGCGGGGCGTTATGTCTGCCTGAGTCTGACCGATGATGGCGAGGGCATGGACGCTAGCACCTTGTCCTCGGCCAGGGACCCGTTTTTCACCACCAAGGGCTTGGGCAAAGGCACCGGGCTGGGGCTGTCGATGGTGCATGGCTTTATCGAACAGTTGGGCGGGCGTTTCGTCCTCAAAAGTGAAAAAGGCCACGGCACCACCGCTGAACTGTGGATTCCGGTGGCCGGCGAGGGCGCGCCAAGCCGGTCACAGAGCCGGTCTGCCGAGCCAATCACGGTGCCAAGGCTCAGCGTACTGGTGGTGGACGACGACTCTCTGGTGCTCACCAGCACCAGTCTGTTGCTGGAGGACCTCGGCCATCGGGTGGTCAGTGCTACCTCGGGCAATCAGGCCCTGAAGCTGTTCGATGCGGGCGAAGTCATCGACCTGATGATCACCGACATGGCCATGCCGCACATGAGCGGTGCGCAACTGGCGCATGCCGTGCGTTTGCTCAAGCCGGACCTGCCGATCATTCTCGCCACCGGTTATGCCGAACGCCTGGAAGGGTTCGCCGCGCAACTGCCACGACTGCCCAAGCCATTCACGCAGATGAACCTGGTCGAAATCATCGCCCGGTCGATGAAAAGGGACACTGGTCGATCCGGCTGAACTTGTCGGAATACGCAGCCTTCCAATGGTCTTTATTCATCTGGAGGGCGCGTCTTTTGCCTCGCATACTGACTCAGTCGACCGCTGAAGAAACCCTGACCGAACATAACGCCAAGATGTTCGGCTCGCCCAAGGAACGGCTGGATTTCTATCGCCGGGAAATCCAGTACGAGACCAGCATCCTCGCCAATCGCACCGACGCCTATCTGGCGGCGCAGTCGTTTCTGGTGATCGCCTTCGCCTCGTGCATGGCTAACCTCAATCCGGAATGGGGCAAGATGTTCACCCTGGTGGTGCCGCCGTTTCTGGCGTTGCTCGGCGTGCTCAGTTCGCTCAACGCCTGGCCGGGGATTCGCGCGGCGTACGACATCATTGACCACTGGCATTTCAAGCAAAGCCAATTGCTGCACAGTGAACCGGTGATGGGCCTGGCCTATGACGAGTCGCCGCTGTTCAGCGAGATGGAATCGAGCCACAAGGGCTATCGCAAGTCGCTGCTGTTTTCGGTGCGCACGCCGTGGATCTTTGCCACGTTCTGGGTTTTGTTGGGCGTTTATGCGGTGTTTATTCAGGTGACCAATCCATGAGGTGGATGGGCCGACGAGTCGCTTGCGCTGAATTGGTGGTGGGGCGGGATGTCTCCTCACCCCAGCCCTCTGGCGAAAGAGAGCGCTGGGGTGATGAGTCTTGGATTACGCCGTCTCAAGCTCACGTCGCGTTTGCACGGCATTCTGCACCGCCGCTGGAATGGGCGGGAAATCTTCGTTCAAGACATACAAATGGTCGATCGCGTCTTCAAACTTCGCATCGGCTTTCTTGCGCAAGGCTCGGTATTGCTCGAATCGCTCGAAGTCCGTCGGGGTCGTTTCAAGCAGTTCGTTCGCCGCTTTGTTCAGCGCGTGGGCTTCTTCGAACAGTTGGCGGTTGCGTTCCAGAGCCAGCGCTCTGCAAGCCTTGATTTGCGCAGGAGTCGAGCATTCGTTCATGACCGTGACCTTAATGTTGTCGAGGTTCCTTTTCATAGGCAGCGTGCCGCAGGGGAACCGAACCTGCCGGGCCGCGCCGGGTGATTGGCGCGGTTAATGTTGTGACCCGCGCTCGGGGCTGGCTGATCCATTTTTTTGCAGAAAAAAATTCGATTATTTCCAACGATTTGAAGCGCTTGAAAAATCAGCTTTTTCGTTTCTTCAACTGCTCGTACCGCGCAAGCATTGGCTGCGTACTCACGCCGTGCAGGAGAATGCTCAGGGCCAGCACGGATAAGGTGATGTCGGTGCACACCGTCGCCACCTCGGCGCTCAAGCCGTGGTTCAAGGCAAAAAACAGATAAAACAGACTGCCGATGCCGCGAATGCCAAACCAGCCGATCAGCCCGCGTTGGGGCCAACTGAGCAAGCTGCCCCAAGGCATCACGGCCACGCTCAGCGGACGAATCAGACAAAACAGTACCGCGCCAATCCACAACGCTCGCCAATCCCAATGGGCAATCAGTACGACGCCGAGCAGGGTGACCAGAAACACTTCCATCGCTCGCTCGACCAGGCTGCCGAAGGCGAGCATGTCGCCCATCATGATGCCGGCGGCCACCTGGCTGTCCTGCAGTTGCGCGGTATCGCCATGCACCGCGTC
Proteins encoded in this window:
- a CDS encoding hybrid sensor histidine kinase/response regulator — translated: MSEHNRTAAIEERRFRLLIDAVVDYAIYMIDPDGIITSWNSGAKRFKGYEKNEILGEHFSRFYTPDDRAAGLPQQALDTAINEGRFEGEGWRVRKDGTHFWSHVVIDPIIDTNGQLLGFAKITRDLTDRKMAEETLKQSEQQFRLLVQGVTDYAIYMLSPEGRVSNWNQGAQRIKGYLPEEIIGQHFSIFYTPEDRDNGEPQRALEIATREGRFENRSWRMRKDGTRFLAHVVVDAIRGDTGTLLGFAKITRDVTEAHEAQVALEKTREALFQAQKMQAIGQLSGGIAHDFNNLLTVILGNLEIVQKRVGDDARIGRLLENATQGALRGVSLTQRMLAFARRQELKTESVDIPQLVQGITGLLRSSLGPGIRIETRFPEGLEPVLADNNQLELALLNLATNARDAMPEGGCVIIAAQPQVVLEQSHATLAAGRYVCLSLTDDGEGMDASTLSSARDPFFTTKGLGKGTGLGLSMVHGFIEQLGGRFVLKSEKGHGTTAELWIPVAGEGAPSRSQSRSAEPITVPRLSVLVVDDDSLVLTSTSLLLEDLGHRVVSATSGNQALKLFDAGEVIDLMITDMAMPHMSGAQLAHAVRLLKPDLPIILATGYAERLEGFAAQLPRLPKPFTQMNLVEIIARSMKRDTGRSG
- a CDS encoding ATP-dependent DNA helicase, yielding MSYSVAVRALCEFTAKTGDLDLRFTPSPTALEGIVGHRTVAARRSAHYQSEVALEGEFRQLKVKGRADGYDPAQNCLEEVKTYRGDLSKQPANHRQLHWAQAKIYGWLMCGKLGLEQINLALVYFDIVSEKETCLIEAYSAEALKTFFEQQCALFLHWAEQEMAHRQARNLAAQQLAFPHADFRPGQRHLAESVFKAVSTGRCLMAQAPTGIGKTLGTLFPMLKALAPQQLDKVFFLTAKTPGRKLALDASQVLFAQSPALPLRVLEMVARDKACEHPDKACHGESCPLAQGFYDRLPAAREAAARVNLLDQAAMREVAAQHAVCPYYLSQEMARWADVVVADYNYYFDFSALLFGLAQLNQWKVAVLADEAHNLVERGRQMYSASLDQFTLASVRKTAPAALKKALQRINREWNALHAPQLAAYQAYDKPPEKLLQAIALACGAIGDYLNEHPQGLDSGLQNFYFDLLQFARVAELYDAHYLFDISKRDLDRPRPMSQLCLRNVVPAAFIGPRLKAARSSVLFSATLSPRDYYADLLGTPGDTVWIDVESPFAAEQLQVRIVSQISTRFNHRQASLEPIVELIARQFAERPGNYLAFFSSFDYVQQVATLLAERHPRIPLWQQSRGMAEGARQAFLDQFTADSQGVGFAVLGGAFGEGIDLPGARLIGAFIATLGLAQLNPVNEQLKRRMAAIFGAGYDYTYLYPGVQKVVQAAGRVIRTREDRGVVVLIDDRFAESRVQQLLPRWWALKNDPVAVQFDAMTHTSAHDTVR
- a CDS encoding VRR-NUC domain-containing protein is translated as MTANPLEDPFYYLNNFRQVLDWLELRYADVLSETEHGFIRDFKALPLAAQGLLVRLVMRKGVHFRASKLNYDEIGDIEQAAQPLLDHGWLDAQASLSMVDLFDVLLKAEILQAFGPFIDQPKGRKDDWLPLLAEQFADARRLCDWAPLLDDRLFSLTIMDLCDRLRLMFFGNLYQDWSEFVLADLGIFIYEKVEFCSESRGLRSRADVDACLFLHQCQLRFEAGEPLQAIAEQVSALHFDNPWLQRRRDKVLFQIGQYAERIGELAFALSVYRESACPGARLRMIRVLERCAEYPLALELATLAEQAPESAAEQQGLQRIVPRLRRKLGGPPLKRVKARPVERLDLQLPRSDPALSVEFYVQAHLHDDDGPVHYVENSLINALFGLLCWPAIFAPLPGAFFHPFQRGPVDLLNEDFQQRRAELFEACLAELDDGRYAETIRARFVSKWGIQSPFVFWGALHEDLLEQALACLPAEHLKHWFRRLLLDIKANRAGMPDLIQFWPQHKTYRMIEVKGPGDRLQDNQLRWLEFCHAHQMPVAVCYVQWLEQSA